In one window of Mercurialis annua linkage group LG4, ddMerAnnu1.2, whole genome shotgun sequence DNA:
- the LOC126679015 gene encoding chloroplastic group IIB intron splicing facilitator CRS2-B, chloroplastic, which translates to MLYAVSTPNSCISCPRSTQFQQRPSVSTRFCLRASLPDNGNGAAKVEFTPWLIVGLGNPGNKYHGTRHNVGFEMIDKIAQAEGVSMNTIQSKALIGIGCIKDVPILLAKPQGYMNFSGESVGSLAAYYQVPLRHILLIYDEMSLPNGVLRLQPKGGHGYHNGVKSVMQHLENCREFPRLCIGIGNPPGTMDMRAFLLQKFSSIEREQIDAALEQGIEAVRTLALGGFNQSITRFNLGQKYKYHKVQI; encoded by the exons ATGTTGTATGCAGTTTCCACCCCTAATTCTTGCATTTCCTGTCCAAGAAGTACTCAATTTCAACAAAGGCCTTCGGTTTCCACAAGATTCTGTCTACGAGCTTCATTGCCAGATAATGGCAATGGAGCTGCTAAAGTAGAGTTTACCCCTTGGTTAATTGTTGGACTGGGTAACCCAGGGAATAAGTACCATGGCACTAGGCACAAT GTTGGCTTTGAAATGATTGATAAAATCGCGCAAGCAGAAGGTGTTTCGATGAACACAATTCAATCAAAGGCTTTGATTGGAATAG GTTGCATCAAAGATGTTCCGATTCTGTTGGCAAAGCCCCAGGGGTATATGAATTTTAGCGGGGAATCG GTTGGATCTCTTGCAGCATATTATCAAGTACCTCTGCGCCATATTTTACTG ATCTATGATGAGATGAGCTTACCTAATGGTGTCCTGAGGCTTCAGCCAAAAGGAGGACATGGCTATCATAATGG TGTAAAGAGTGTGATGCAGCATTTGGAAAATTGCCGAGAATTTCCTCGACTTTGCATAG GCATTGGAAATCCACCTGGTACCATGGACATGAGAGCATTTCTTTTGCAAAAGTTTAGCTCAATTGAGAGAGAACAA ATCGATGCAGCCTTAGAGCAAGGGATTGAGGCTGTGAGGACTCTGGCACTAGGCGGATTCAACCAAAGTATCACAAGATTTAATCTTGGacagaaatataaatatcacAAAGTTCAAATCTAA
- the LOC126678224 gene encoding zinc finger protein 6 produces the protein MADIHYSATTNNNTSLKLFGFNISESNDDNDQQSISRKSSAAGAGDHQGRKYECQYCCREFANSQALGGHQNAHKKERQLLKRAQIQATRTLAAASYVPTSMFSTFTPFPPHLLPRAVVPFTVQQHHRHHQSNSLAPWFYMSRGSQDELSMASHDEDLGVHARTLPPAAAWSAFAGEDLDLHLSL, from the coding sequence ATGGCTGATATTCATTATTCTGCAACCACCAACAATAACACATCTCTTAAGCTTTTTGGATTCAATATTTCAGAGAGTAATGACGATAATGATCAACAATCAATATCTAGAAAATCATCGGCTGCCGGCGCCGGTGATCATCAAGGTAGAAAATATGAATGCCAATACTGTTGCCGTGAATTTGCTAACTCTCAAGCGTTAGGTGGCCACCAAAACGCTCATAAGAAAGAAAGGCAGCTTTTAAAGAGAGCACAAATACAAGCCACGCGCACCTTAGCAGCAGCTTCTTATGTTCCTACTTCAATGTTCTCCACCTTCACGCCTTTTCCGCCTCATCTCCTCCCTAGAGCGGTGGTTCCATTTACAGTGCAGCAACACCACCGCCATCACCAATCTAATTCACTAGCTCCATGGTTTTATATGTCTCGTGGAAGTCAAGATGAGCTTAGTATGGCTTCTCATGATGAGGATTTAGGAGTTCATGCAAGGACTTTGCCGCCTGCGGCGGCGTGGAGTGCCTTCGCCGGAGAGGATTTGGACTTGCATCTAAGTCtttga
- the LOC126677189 gene encoding uncharacterized protein LOC126677189, with translation MSEATGKTASCLAITEKRPHRPGGCVGIFFQLFDWNRRLAKKKLFSRKLLPPARAKQTTKEFGGDEKMPKTKPHLIANENSGGFPSVKKSGNCKEIVEHKHEMKTASLVARLMGLESMPAVSRDKHKKVSKSVACDVKDEKFVNPQYGTDGKGFNMDNVSSKVESRPQKLQKTGQFDRRAVTRFGAEALQIRNVLLRSRKHHHPKLVSPVKSPRISSSRNPRAGSRLIDAATRILEPRLQAASRAKCALTYATSKHYAPTNEVSIGALGLGVMSPDLVHQKQTEMSFDMAMGNTSCKNCGNLLDVVDSAPIMVDKPFVCPSSARNLANSSSSDELERIKPRSLVFSSNQERGEIYQRNEVKLSSVAEKLDHPRPSGEPILDRKSVFCMDQMPQQFRSQHHKSPKDEHSSIVFRQRTETQNEMSVGRNRTPPRAKSNNLQSRRASSAANAVGAKDFVAMNRSLNGRIRPRASAKSDDYMADTERKVCSRPDDSLPQLRSPARKRTVSGNANLERTGPASSTSMRQKNIKCDLMSGKDSSRTANRPSNKTRSSGQGGCDRANGNKNNNVVSFTFNSPLKHNDTHGRKPISEENDVKTSLQRKLALGGDTLGAVLEQKLMELASQEENESMIGGGCGPKRSTAMILQELISALIEQQPFSSDCHMFDAKTAFQTQQRGIIFGFSHDADHPSPGSVLEASFSNESCFSSSVDDNLGRRLVFDSVDYSCDLLDSPTSMSEGRMGSHMVTDLLNYISKILQSINLADGGLTGSRLTHVKDVILNAELLFQTAAPQNSDRMKSSFIGPFLLDELETIAVAMRTNLSCVLGYEEIKEGSKMRRFLFDSVIECLESKYSQYSNCGFKSWRRVIPSCMNAEHLVEEVGKEIRQWSSLAGMIPDEIIEWEMSHSLGKWTDFEIEVFETGCRIDWDILQMLVDEIVVDF, from the exons ATGAGTGAAGCCACTGGTAAAACGGCTTCGTGTTTGGCCATTACAGAGAAAAGGCCTCATAGACCCGGTGGTTGTGTCGGCATTTTCTTTCAGCTCTTTGATTGGAATCGTCGATTAGCCAAGAAAAAGCTTTTCTCTAGAAAATTGCTTCCTCCAG CTCGTGCAAAGCAGACAACTAAGGAGTTTGGAGGAGATGAGAAGATGCCTAAAACTAAACCTCATTTG ATTGCTAATGAGAACAGCGGGGGATTTCCAAGTGTAAAGAAAAGTGGAAACTGTAAAGAAATTGTAGAGCATAAGCATGAGATGAAAACTGCAAGTTTGGTTGCTAGGCTTATGGGGCTTGAATCCATGCCGGCAGTTAGCCGAGATAAGCACAAAAAGGTGTCAAAATCTGTTGCATGTGATGTTAAAGATGAGAAATTTGTTAACCCTCAATACGGGACTGATGGAAAAGGTTTTAACATGGATAATGTAAGTAGTAAGGTTGAATCTAGGCCTCAGAAGCTTCAAAAAACGGGACAGTTTGATAGGCGGGCAGTTACTAGGTTCGGAGCTGAGGCTTTGCAGATTAGAAATGTGTTATTAAGGTCTAGAAAGCATCACCATCCCAAGCTTGTTTCGCCTGTGAAGAGTCCTAGGATTTCCTCTTCGAGGAATCCTAGGGCGGGATCGAGGTTAATCGATGCTGCCACTCGGATTTTGGAACCACGGCTTCAAGCTGCCAGTAGAGCAAAATGTGCTCTTACTTATGCAACTTCTAAGCATTATGCTCCTACGAATGAGGTTTCGATTGGTGCACTAGGTCTCGGGGTCATGTCACCGGATCTAGTGCATCAAAAACAAACTGAAATGAGTTTTGATATGGCTATGGGCAACACTTCTTGCAAAAATTGTGGTAATTTGCTTGATGTTGTGGATTCTGCACCGATTATGGTGGATAAGCCATTTGTTTGTCCTTCTTCAGCTAGAAATTTAGCCAATTCATCCTCTTCCGACGAATTGGAGAGGATTAAGCCAAGGTCACTAGTATTCTCGTCCAATCAAGAGAGGGGTGAAATTTATCAGCGAAATGAGGTTAAATTGTCTAGTGTTGCAGAAAAACTAGATCACCCACGACCATCTGGTGAACCAATTTTGGATAGAAAGTCCGTGTTTTGTATGGACCAAATGCCCCAACAATTTCGAAGTCAGCATCACAAGTCTCCAAAGGATGAACATTCATCTATTGTTTTTCGGCAGAGGACTGAAACTCAAAATGAGATGTCAGTAGGCAGGAATAGAACTCCGCCAAGAGCCAAATCAAATAATCTGCAAAGTAGGAGAGCTTCTTCAGCTGCCAATGCTGTTGGTGCTAAAGATTTTGTTGCTATGAACAGAAGTTTAAATGGCCGCATTAGGCCTCGAGCATCTGCCAAGTCCGACGATTACATGGCTGACACAGAAAGAAAAGTTTGCAGCAGGCCCGATGATTCCTTGCCGCAGTTAAGGTCTCCGGCACGCAAGAGGACTGTAAGTGGCAATGCAAATCTTGAAAGAACTGGACCTGCTAGCTCAACATCTATGAGACAGAAAAACATAAAGTGTGATTTGATGAGCGGAAAGGATAGTTCCCGCACTGCAAACCGCCCTAGCAACAAAACCAGATCATCTGGTCAGGGGGGATGTGATAGAGCTAATGGCAATAAAAACAATAATGTTGTATCTTTTACATTTAATTCCCCTTTGAAACATAATGATACTCATGGAAGAAAGCCAATATCAGAAGAAAATGATGTCAAGACATCTCTTCAGAGAAAATTGGCATTGGGTGGAGATACTTTAGGAGCAGTTTTGGAACAAAAACTGATGGAACTTGCCTCTCAAGAAGAGAATGAATCAATGATTGGAGGAGGTTGTGGACCTAAGAGATCAACTGCTATGATTTTACAAGAACTGATATCAGCTTTAATTGAACAGCAGCCGTTTTCGTCAGATTGTCATATGTTTGATGCAAAAACAGCATTCCAG ACTCAACAAAGAGGGATTATTTTTGGATTTTCACATGACGCCGACCACCCAAGTcctggatctgttcttgaagctTCATTTTCAAATGAAAGTTGTTTCTCTAGCAGCGTGGATGATAACTTGG GTCGTAGGCTCGTTTTTGATTCTGTGGATTACTCATGTGATCTCCTGGATTCTCCAACCTCTATGAGCGAAGGACGGATGGGTAGTCACATGGTGACTGATCTTCTCAATTATATATCTAAAATCCTACAAAGCATCAATCTTGCTGATGGTGGATTAACAGGGAGCAGGCTCACCCATGTGAAGGATGTTATTTTGAATGCTGAACTACTGTTCCAAACTGCAGCTCCACAAAATTCAGATAGAATGAAGAGTTCTTTCATAGGTCCTTTTCTACTCGACGAGCTGGAAACTATCGCCGTCGCCATGCGGACAAATTTAAGTTGCGTTTTGGGCTATGAGGAGATCAAAGAAGGTAGTAAAATGAGAAGGTTTCTGTTTGATTCAGTGATAGAGTGTTTGGAATCAAAGTACAGCCAATACAGCAACTGTGGATTCAAATCATGGAGAAGAGTAATTCCTTCATGCATGAATGCGGAACATCTAGTAGAAGAGGTCGGGAAGGAGATCAGACAGTGGAGCAGTTTGGCCGGGATGATTCCGGACGAGATAATAGAATGGGAGATGAGTCATTCCTTGGGGAAATGGACAGATTTTGAAATCGAAGTGTTTGAAACTGGCTGTCGAATCGATTGGGATATACTGCAAATGTTGGTGGATGAAATTGTAGTAgacttttaa
- the LOC126677190 gene encoding uncharacterized protein LOC126677190 has translation MADQNPSIQSLLHSLDPISLILSQYSLNSKEPLTLKLATDYAMERGPRYRAYAELRESKLRKKCFSEEPEIKQTPQKKQVKFQENVSNSRKGYSDLAQSVPDFSATLRKENRKPRQELTPPSKISNGWSKVHSGILSNSRGSKSASAGEKRAGLMVRKSYANVEELKGLSMAAAAAINGGDNRGGIRGGRRTVLGSRQF, from the coding sequence ATGGCAGATCAAAACCCATCAATTCAATCTCTTCTACACTCACTCGACCCAATTTCTCTAATTCTCTCTCAATACTCATTAAATTCCAAAGAACCCCTCACTCTAAAACTAGCCACAGATTACGCAATGGAGAGAGGACCAAGATACAGAGCATACGCAGAGCTAAGAGAATCAAAGCTGAGAAAGAAATGTTTCAGCGAAGAACCTGAAATTAAGCAAACCCCACAAAAGAAACAAGTTAAGTTTCAAGAAAATGTAAGTAATTCAAGAAAAGGGTACTCTGATTTGGCTCAGTCAGTGCCTGATTTCTCTGCTACTTTGAGAAAAGAGAACAGGAAACCGAGGCAAGAACTGACTCCTCCTTCCAAGATTAGTAACGGTTGGAGTAAGGTTCATAGCGGGATTTTGTCGAATTCGAGAGGAAGTAAATCGGCTAGTGCAGGGGAGAAGAGGGCTGGTTTAATGGTTAGAAAGAGTTATGCGAATGTTGAAGAGTTAAAAGGGTTGTCAATGGCTGCAGCTGCTGCTATTAACGGTGGTGATAACAGAGGAGGAATAAGAGGCGGTAGAAGAACTGTTTTGGGGTCTAGACAGTTTTGA